Proteins encoded in a region of the Peromyscus leucopus breed LL Stock unplaced genomic scaffold, UCI_PerLeu_2.1 scaffold_225, whole genome shotgun sequence genome:
- the LOC114693397 gene encoding LOW QUALITY PROTEIN: somatostatin receptor type 1 (The sequence of the model RefSeq protein was modified relative to this genomic sequence to represent the inferred CDS: inserted 20 bases in 15 codons; substituted 1 base at 1 genomic stop codon), with translation MLYRARGSSLLASPLHARSARDRQSCCKRQRASSRWAMRPPPRRSRARRSCCALQRARSGELRAGSLELGEAQTARAQGERPTRSRTGPFQPDVPQCTASSPSSSPSPSPAAAGXGACSRGPGAGAADGMEEPGRNASQNGXLSEGQGSAILISFIYSVVCLXGLCGNSMVIYVILRYAKMKTXTNIYILNLAIADELLMLSVPFLVTSTLLRHCPXGALLCRLVLSVDAVNMFTSIYCLTVLXVDRYVAVXHPIKAARYRRPTVARWXTWACGAVSTVILPIVVSHAQAANSDXTVACNMLMPEPAQRCWWLRLIHISHGFLLPVGXICLCYVLIIAKMRMXALKAGWQQRKRSERKITLMVMMXVMVFVICWMPFYVVQLVNVFAEQDDATVSQLSVILXYANSCANPILYASCXDNFKRSFQRILCLSXEDNAAEEPVDYYATALKSRAYSVEDFQPENLESGXVFRNAPALSRSARLRPALPEGEWPERGGGAV, from the exons ATGCTGTACCGCGCGCGCGGCTCTAGCCTCTTGGCCTCTCCTCTCCACGCTCGGAGTGCCCGGGACCGACAGAGCTGCTGCAAGAGACAGCGCGCAAGCAGCCGCTGGGCGATGCGCCCGCCGCCTCGTAGGAGCCGCGCTCGCCGCAGCTGCTGCGCTCTGCAGCGCGCCAGGAGCGGTGAGCTGCGAGCTGGGAGCCTTGAGCTCGGGGAGGCGCAGACAGCAAGGGCGCAAGGTGAGCGCCCTACCCGCAGCCGCACCGGCCCCTTTCAGCCGGATGTTCCCCAATGCAccgcctcctctccctcctcttctcctagcCCCAGTCCAGCAGCTGCGGG AGGCGCCTGCAGCAGGGGCCCCGGGGCCGGCGCTGCGGACGGCATGGAGGAACCGGGACGAAACGCTTCCCAGAACG CCTTAAGCGAGGGCCAGGGTAGCGCCATTCTCATCTCTTTCATCTACTCCGTGGTATGCT GTGGACTGTGTGGGAACTCCATGGTCATCTACGTGATCCTGCGTTATGCCAAAATGAAGA CCACCAACATCTACATTCTAAACCTGGCCATTGCTGATGAGCTGCTCATGCTCAGCGTGCCCTTTCTGGTCACTTCCACGCTGTTGCGCCACTGCCC TGGCGCGCTACTTTGCCGCCTTGTGCTCAGCGTGGACGCGGTCAACATGTTCACCAGCATTTACTGTCTGACTGTGC ATGTGGATCGCTATGTCGCTG GGCACCCGATCAAGGCAGCGCGCTACCGTCGGCCCACAGTAGCCAGGTGGTGAACCTGGGCGTGTGGTGCTGTCTCTACTGTTATCTTGCCCATCGTGGTCTCTCACGCACAAGCCGCCAACAGCG GCACCGTGGCCTGCAACATGCTCATGCCCGAGCCCGCCCAGCGCTGCTGGTGGCTTCGTCTTATACACATTTCTCatggcttcctgctgcctgtcg CCATCTGCCTGTGCTACGTGCTCATCATTGCCAAGATGCGCAT TGCCCTCAAGGCCGGCTGGCAGCAGCGCAAGCGCTCGGAGCGCAAGATCACTTTAATGGTGATGA TGGTGATGGTGTTTGTCATCTGCTGGATGCCTTTCTACGTGGTACAGCTGGTCAATGTGTTCGCTGAGCAAGACGACGCCACCGTGAGCCAGTTGTCTGTCATCC GCTACGCCAACAGCTGTGCCAACCCCATCCTCTACGCTTCCTG CGACAACTTCAAGCGCTCTTTCCAGCGCATCCTGTGCCTCAG TGAGGACAACGCTGCGGAAGAACCAGTCGACTACTACGCCACCGCCTTGAAGAGTCGCGCTTACAGTGTGGAGGACTTCCAGCCGGAGAACCTGGAATCCG GCGTTTTCCGTAATGCACCTGCGCTTTCCAGATCAGCACGCTTGAGGCCGGCACTGCCGGAGGGAGAGTGGccggaaaggggagggggagcagtCTGA